The following is a genomic window from Candidatus Methylomirabilis sp..
GAGCCTACGACGACTCCTCCGGCGTTACTGCCCGATTCAACCGGAATATCCTTGCCCGCATTAACCGCGAGCTGGGCGGTCGCTTCGACCTCGGGGCATTCCACCACCGAGCAGTCTACAACGACCGGATCGGCCGGATAGAGATGTACCTGGTCAGCGCTCGCGCGCAGTGGATTTCGGTCGACCGCTTGAGTCTCGAGGTTCCATTCGCGGCTGGTGAGACGATCCACACGGAAAACTCTTACAAGTACTCTGTCGCCGAGATCGAAGCCCTGGCCGGCGCTGCAGGGTTGCGCATTGCGCACCAGTGGCTCGATGCTGAGCGCCGTTTCAGTCTGAACCTTCTTGCTCTCGCCGATGGCCGGGACGCTGGCCATCGCGGCCGGGGGAGCCATCCTGGTCCGGTGAGGGAGCCGTGACGCCGGCCGAGATCGTGCGAGCGCTCGACGCGTGGGACCGTCGGCTGAAGCGGATGCGCCTCCGGAGCCTGCAGGTCCCCGAGGGGGAAGCGGGACGCCTGCGCCCGGCCTTGGGGGAGGTGGCTGCGGCCTTCGAGGCGGCCCGCAGGCGTTGGGAGGCGGGGCGGGTCCTCACCCTCGGGCCGCCCGCCGGGCTCCTCGAGGAGATGGACGCGGCGCTCCAGGCCGCGGCCGCCGCCTACGCGAGGCACCGGGCGACCTTCGCTGCGCTCGGCCTGGTGGAGGAGACGGGGGGAGCTGGGGAGGAACCGCCGGGGCGCCCCGCGGACCGCGGCCGGCCCGGCGCACCCCCGCGGGGCGCGGGCCCCGGGACCTAGCCCGTCGTCCTGTGCCGCCGAAAGTCCTCGGACGCGGGCCGAAGCCGTGCGGGGTGGCGCGCACCCCCGCGTTGCCCTGCACGGGGGGTGTGGGCTATCATGTGCCGCTTCCCCGCCCCCGCGCGCGGTGATCGGCAGGCGAGTGCTGACCATTCCACGCACCAACGAGGAGGGCCGCATCATGGAAGAGCGCGACTCGAGGCTCCGGAGAGAAGGACTGTTCTCACGGGACGTCAGCCGGCGAACGCTGCTCCAGATCGGGGCGTCCGCCGGGCTCGGGCTGCTCGCGCTGGACGGCCTCCGGCGGTCCGCGTGGGCCCAGGCGAAGAAGGTCGTGAAGCTCTCGTTCATCGGGCCGCTCACGGGCGGGACCGCCTCGAACGGGCTGGGCGGACGCAATTCGTTCCTCCTGGCGGTGGCCGAGCGCAATGCCGATCCCCGGAGCAAGTACCGCTACGAGACGATCGTGCTCGACGACGAGTGCAAGCCCACGGTCGCGGTGCAGGCGGCGCTCAGGGCCGGGTCCGACCCGGAGGTCATCGCCTCGGTCTCCCATTACTGCAGCGTCGTGGCCATCGCCACGGTGGACACCTTCCACAAGCTGGGCCTGCCGTCCATGGTCTGGGGGGCGGTGCTCCCGGACATCACCTACAGCCATGAGTACGTGGAAGTGACCCGCGTCAACGGCACCATGATCAATCAGAACCACATCGCGGCCGAGTTCGCCGTCAAGAAGGTCGGCTTCAAGACCTTCTCGATCCTCCACGACACCACGGACTACGGGCGCGGCCACGCCAAGTACTTCACGGAGGGGCTGGAGCGGGTCGGCGGAAGGGTCCTCTCCACGACCGGCACGGCCAAGGACCAGAAGGACTACACCGCGGAGCTGACGAAGATCAAGGCCGAGAAGCCCGAGGTGATCTACTACGGCGGGCTGACGCCCGATGGGGTCCGGGTGAAGGTCCAGATGGACAAGCTGGGGGTCAAGGCCCAGCTCCAGGGGACCTCCGGGATCAAATCGGACACCTTCATCGAGACGGCCGGCCCGAGCGCGGAGGGCGTCTACTGCTTCGTCGAGGGCGCGCCCACCGAGAAGCTCCCGGGCGGCAAGAAGTTCCTGGAGGCCTACGCGAAGATGGGCTTCCAGGAGCCCTCGGAGGCCTACGGCCCCTTCGCCTACGTGGCGACCCACCTCATGATTGACGCCATCGAGGAAGTGGGGCCGGACCGTGCCAAGGTTGCCCAGAAGCTGAAGCGCGCGAAGAACCCCGACACCATCATCGGCCCGGTCGCGTTCGACGCGCACGGCCAGAACACCGTTCCCCTGATCACCACCCACGTCGTCCAGGATGCCAAATGGGTGGTCTGGGAGGATTCGGAGTACGCGGCGGGCAAGCGCGAGCTGCCGGGGCTCCGGTTCAGGCGCGAGCGGGCATAGGGGCGCCGGAGCCGGGCAAGCCCTCGAGACCTTCCGCGGGCGCCGCCCGGGCCCGAACCGGGGGAACGGGGATGCCACCAATTGAGGTGATCCTCCAGCAGGCCTTCAACGGGCTGATGCTGGGCGTCATGTACGCCCTCATCGCCGTCGGGTTCACCCTCTT
Proteins encoded in this region:
- a CDS encoding L-histidine N(alpha)-methyltransferase, whose protein sequence is AYDDSSGVTARFNRNILARINRELGGRFDLGAFHHRAVYNDRIGRIEMYLVSARAQWISVDRLSLEVPFAAGETIHTENSYKYSVAEIEALAGAAGLRIAHQWLDAERRFSLNLLALADGRDAGHRGRGSHPGPVREP
- a CDS encoding branched-chain amino acid ABC transporter substrate-binding protein, which gives rise to MEERDSRLRREGLFSRDVSRRTLLQIGASAGLGLLALDGLRRSAWAQAKKVVKLSFIGPLTGGTASNGLGGRNSFLLAVAERNADPRSKYRYETIVLDDECKPTVAVQAALRAGSDPEVIASVSHYCSVVAIATVDTFHKLGLPSMVWGAVLPDITYSHEYVEVTRVNGTMINQNHIAAEFAVKKVGFKTFSILHDTTDYGRGHAKYFTEGLERVGGRVLSTTGTAKDQKDYTAELTKIKAEKPEVIYYGGLTPDGVRVKVQMDKLGVKAQLQGTSGIKSDTFIETAGPSAEGVYCFVEGAPTEKLPGGKKFLEAYAKMGFQEPSEAYGPFAYVATHLMIDAIEEVGPDRAKVAQKLKRAKNPDTIIGPVAFDAHGQNTVPLITTHVVQDAKWVVWEDSEYAAGKRELPGLRFRRERA